Part of the Sphingobium sp. TKS genome is shown below.
GAACGTCCCACAGGGTGACGCGGGAAGTAATGCCCGAAAAGTCTGGCAGGCTGTGGTCGGCCTTGAAGTCAGCATTGTTGTGGGTGGCATTGCCGGTGAAGACCGCGCCGCCGATCAGCAATCCCGGAATACCCTGATATTCAAGCGAACCGTAGAACGAGAGGCTTGAAGCCTTCGCGAGCTGGAGCTCCTGGTGCGATCCTGCCAGCGGAGCGCCAGGATCATCAAATTTGGCGACATCGAAGCCGGTCGTTACCCCGACATCGTAGCTGAGCCCAAATGGCGTGCTGCCATAGAGGCCCATCCCGCCCTCGCGCCATGTCGAAGGGATAATGCGCGTTTCGACTTCGTTGCGCTCGACGCCATAGAAGACCGGCGGCTCGTGATTGCGGTTGAGGAAGCCGAATGGCATCAGGAACAGACCGGCCTTGAGGTTCGCCGCTTGGCTGAATGAGTAGTCGAGGTAGGCCTGCTCAATTGCGACCTCGCCCTGGTCGCCCGAACTGGCAACGGCATGCTCGACCTCGATTTCGCTGTTGAAGCTGAGTTTGTCACTGAAGCGATGGCCGACAAACAGCACCAGGCGCTTGAGGTCGGCCTGATTACGGCTGCTGTCCTTGAGATACCCATTGTAGGTAATCTCGCCATAGCCGCCGATCGTCGTGTCCCCGCCACTGCCTTTGCCGACACCGACGGTGTTGGCTGCAACAGCCGTGGGCGAGGCAGTCGCTCCAGAGGCCTTACTCGTAGATTCCGCCAGGGCCGCAGGAGGAGTGGTCGGTGTCGCAGTGGC
Proteins encoded:
- a CDS encoding porin; the protein is MLLAATALSTATPALADQTSLEAEVALLKAQIAAQKEQLAAQAARLEQVEARLQATATPTTPPAALAESTSKASGATASPTAVAANTVGVGKGSGGDTTIGGYGEITYNGYLKDSSRNQADLKRLVLFVGHRFSDKLSFNSEIEVEHAVASSGDQGEVAIEQAYLDYSFSQAANLKAGLFLMPFGFLNRNHEPPVFYGVERNEVETRIIPSTWREGGMGLYGSTPFGLSYDVGVTTGFDVAKFDDPGAPLAGSHQELQLAKASSLSFYGSLEYQGIPGLLIGGAVFTGNATHNNADFKADHSLPDFSGITSRVTLWDVHGRWQHRGLDLQALYARGTISRSAALGTVIENFNDTNGTELPVAPSAFYGWYVQGAYSFALGGTATLDPFVRYEKFDTQARLPLGLMSDLANRDRVLTTGLSFHPLREVVVKVDYQKFFENKDNDRINLGLGYMF